GACCTTGACCAAAATGGATGAGTATTCCGACCACCTCTGTTGTGATACTATTAAGACCAGAGAATAGTTTTACTTGATGCCATCCCTGGGACCATAGTAATTTACTGGTTAAGCTAATTATTGTTGAGTCAATAGGAAATAAAGCTCGCGCATTCTCTATTCCTTTTTTGGCAACTAAACGCTTATTTAATTCGACAATGACTTTCTCAAATGGACTTGTTTCTCTAATTTTGCTTGCCTTAGAAAATGTGGATAAATTTACATTAATTCCTTGAAGTACCATTCTACTGCATAAGTCCCTCATACTGACGATGCTTTTATCTAAAGCAAAACCAATCCAACAGGACAAAAATGTAAAAGTATCTAAAGCGGGGTAGTCATTTTTAGGCAGTGGTTTGAGAAGCTCTTTTATGAGTTTTGAAAAATTCGTCATCAGGGCAAACTCCCTATTGTGAGGGGAATAAGTTGTCTAGATTCTATCTATAATAGCATTTTTTTTCTGACTTTTCTCAACGTTCAACACTTCTGGGTGTTTAGATATGTGTAATTAATTTTGCTTAGGTACTTATCTATTCCAGCTTCATCAATATAGACAAATCTTTCCGGGGCATAACCTCTGATTTTTTGGAGAAACTCTTTTCGGGCTTCTTCATCTCTTTCTCTGTAGCCATAAGTTTTTTTTTTCTAGTAAATCCAATTCTTTTGAGCGCTTGACCAATTCTCATCCTACTGACTGGGTTAGCCCATTTTTGCGCCATTTTTTCTTGGGTCAAATGCCCATATTGTTCGGCCAACTTTTGAAAGGCTTCTAAATCGTCAATTTGGGGCTTCGGCCCTCGACGATAGTTAGTTTTAGCGGCCACCGTCCCAGTTTGTTTCTTCCGTTTCAGCCAGATGTCTAATGTATTACGACTAATATTGAGGGTGCGACAGACATGGCTTTTTTTCTCCCCTCGCTCTACGGCACTCACTGCTTTCTGTCTTAAATCATCACTATAGGGTGCTGCCATGAAAGCTTCTCCTCATTTCTTTTTCTCTATTATGTCCTAACTATCCCGCTCTTTGCTATAGGTTGGCTTTACGTTAGAATTAAAAGGCCAGTCTCGAAAACCAAGTGGACGGCGCAGCACCGTTCGGCTGAGCTCACGGCCGAAGCCTTGAAAACTCGGCTTAGGGGGTTCCGACCAGAAAAGCTTGGCCGGGTAAAAAGTCGCGCGCAACAAGTACAAGAAGCTATAGGCGGTCAACGTACCGTGGGACACACGGAATCGGGCTTCTGAAATGGGGCGAAAGTCTGTGGACTCTGTGTAAGACAGTACATGGTTTTTTAACTGTGGTATGCGACGGTGGTGGAAGCAGAAACTTAAATCGTGAGGTTTAGGAATCGCCGCACTTTTAGGGCGGCGAGGATGTCAAGACGACACCTTTGCCCTCAACACTAATGACCAGGATTTCGCCTGTTTCTTCATCGGGCTGTGACTTTGCTTGTTGTGCTTGATAGAACTCGTCAAAGTCACAAGCACTTGAGAGTGCTATTTCTTCTACTTGACGCTTCGCTATTTGGGCTGCCGTTGTCTTCTTGATGATTTCTACTGTTTGATTGAATCCGTTCAAGGCGGAGGCTGATGCTACTCTTTCTGATAGTGTATGTGAGTATTGTTCTGGTGGTAGGTTTAATTCCCCATCCAAGGGGTGAAGACTGCTCATTTTCCTACCTCCGTAACCAATTCGTCTGACTACTACTGTGCCAAAGATTGTGGTTAATTGCCTTGTTTGTTTCCGCTTATGGGTTCTTTTGATGCCGTCACTTCCGCAATAGTCCCCTTCGATTTCTTCGTTGCCGCGCCTGTCTAGGTAGCCGGCGTTGCAGTCGTCTTAGGAGTTCGTTGCCGTTGACTTGGAGCTTGTTTTCTAATTCGCTATGCTCCAGACCACAAACCTGGTCTGAATTCAGCCATTCTACCATGTCTTCAAATAACTCTCGTGCTTCTGTGAAACATCCGCCTTCTTCTCTGCTTACCTCTGACATTTCTGTTCTTGCTCTCCTAAACTCTCGTGCTTCGTTGATTTTTGCTCAGGATACCATCTTTTTAAAAGAGCCACACCCAATTAAAATCTTTCTGATTTCAAGCTACTGGCAATAGTCACCGATCAGTGATCAGTGATCACTGATCACTGATCACTGATCAACTTATCCCAACGCCTCGAAGATTTTAAACATGGGCAGGTACATAGACAGAAGAATAGTTCCCACCATCCCGGCAATACCAACCATCATCAAGGGTTCAATGATACTGGTTAAAGCTTTAACGGCCTGTTCCACCTCATCTTCGTAGAAATCCGCCACTTTCATCATCATGGCATCTAATTCTCCCGTTTCCTCGCCAATACTAATCATTTGAATTGCTAAAGCTGGAAAAACATTGGCTTTTTGTAGGGCCAAACTCATCATTCCCCCCTGCTGAATTTCCGCCTTGGCACCAGCGATCGCATTGGCAATTACCTGATTACCCACCGTATTACAAACGATGTCGAGGGAACTTAAAATTGGGACACCAGAACGCGTCAGAGTCCCAAAAACCCGGCAAAATCTAGCCACAGCCGACTTTTCATTCAAATCACCAAAAAGAGGCATTTTAAGGAAAAAATGGTCAATTTGCAGACGACCCATCGGGGTTTTGTAATAGCGACGCAGTAAAAAAACCGTGGCAGCAATGGTAACAATCGGGATTAAAATCAACCAACTACGCATCACACCACTTAAAAAGAGCATAAATTGCGTTAAAGCTGGTAGTTCCACCTTTAAATCGGTGAAAATTTTCGCAAACACGGGAATTAAAAAGATGGTCATCCCGAAAAACACAATTACCGCCAAAATTCCTACCGCTACTGGATAGGTCATCGCTGATTTAATCTGGTTTTTCAAGCGGGCCATGTCTTCCAAAAGTTTCGAGAGACGGTTGAGCACTTCATCGAGTACCCCCCCCGTCTCTCCAGCTTCGATCATACTGACATAAAGTTCATCAAAACATTCGGGATGTTTGGCCATCGCTTCCGATAACGGACTCCCTTGCTGTACCTCAGCACTAATCGCTTGTAGGGCTTTTCTCATCTTGGGATTACCGCATTGATCCCCCAAAACTCCCAAACATCTCACAATCCCCACACCAGCATTAATCATCACCGAAAATTGACGGGAAAAAACCGCTTTATCTTTGATGGAAATGCTGGCAAACATCAACTCTAAACCGGAAAGATCGATCTCTACTCCCGCTTTTTTGACTTTACCGACGGTAGCATATTTCGCCTTCAGCATCGTCCGGGCCTGATCGGGAGACATGGCCTCAATTTTCTCTTGGAAAACTTTTCCAGATCTGTTTTTAACTTGTGCGACAAAAGTAGGCATAGGACAAATCAATTATCAGTTATCAATTATCAGTTATCAATTATCAGTTATCAGTTATCAGATTGGAGTTTTAACTGGGTAGATAGTGTTAAGTGAAAACTTCGGTACTTTCTTTTCACTGATTACTGGTTACTGTTCACTGATAACTGATAGGGGCTGACGAACGCTTAAAGGTTACTATTTGTTATTAGAGCCTGGCTTTAGTTTTAACATTAGCGCTGGCCCCAGCGACAAGACGTTGTAATTCATCGGGTTTACCACTTTTAGAAATTGCTTCTTCAAAGGAGACAACACCGCTAACAACTAAATTAGCTAATCCCTGTTCCATGGTTTGCATTCCTAACTTCATTCCCGTTTGAATTGCTGAGTAGACTTGGGGGGCTTTTCCTTCGCGAATTAGGTTAGCGATCGCTGGAGTTACCACCATGATTTCCTGTACCATTGCCCGGCCAAATTCCCCCGGTTTAGGATTTTTTTTCTTGACTAGGTTTTGACTAAAAACTGCTAGTAGAGAATTGGATAACATGGCGCGAATTTGTGCCTGTTGGTTAGCAGGAAAAACGTCAATAATCCGATCCACTGTTCCCGCTGCCGAGCTAGTGTGTAGGGTTCCGAAGACTAAGTGACCGGTTTCCGCAGCCGTGATTGCCAAACTAATTGTTTCTAAATCCCGCATTTCTCCCACAAGGATAATATCAGGATCTTCCCGTAAAGCTGATTTTAATGCGTTAGCAAAACTCTTGGTATCTTCTCCCTTTTGTCTTTGGTGAAACAAGCTTTTTATATTAGAAAAAACGTATTCAATTGGGTCTTCTACCGTTAAAATATGCTCGGAACGAGTCCGATTAATTAAGTCTAAAATTGCCGCTAAAGTGGTAGTTTTTCCTGAACCTGTTTGGCCGGTTACGAGAATTAATCCCCTCGGTCTTTCCGATAATTCTCGGACTACTTCTGGTAAATTTAATTGTTCAAAGTTAGGAATTTTGGAGGACAAAGCGCGTAAACAAGCTGCATAAGCACCCCTTTCTTTATAAACATTGACCCTAAATCTTGCTAATCCTTTTACCCCGTATGAACAGTCTAATTCCCAATTCTGCTCTAACTCTTTTCTTTGAGTATTATT
This Microcystis wesenbergii NRERC-220 DNA region includes the following protein-coding sequences:
- a CDS encoding type IV pilus twitching motility protein PilT; translation: MEMIEDLMQQLVEMGGSDMHIQSGAPVYFRISGKLSPINEESLTPQDCQRLIFSMLNNTQRKELEQNWELDCSYGVKGLARFRVNVYKERGAYAACLRALSSKIPNFEQLNLPEVVRELSERPRGLILVTGQTGSGKTTTLAAILDLINRTRSEHILTVEDPIEYVFSNIKSLFHQRQKGEDTKSFANALKSALREDPDIILVGEMRDLETISLAITAAETGHLVFGTLHTSSAAGTVDRIIDVFPANQQAQIRAMLSNSLLAVFSQNLVKKKNPKPGEFGRAMVQEIMVVTPAIANLIREGKAPQVYSAIQTGMKLGMQTMEQGLANLVVSGVVSFEEAISKSGKPDELQRLVAGASANVKTKARL
- a CDS encoding type II secretion system F family protein — protein: MPTFVAQVKNRSGKVFQEKIEAMSPDQARTMLKAKYATVGKVKKAGVEIDLSGLELMFASISIKDKAVFSRQFSVMINAGVGIVRCLGVLGDQCGNPKMRKALQAISAEVQQGSPLSEAMAKHPECFDELYVSMIEAGETGGVLDEVLNRLSKLLEDMARLKNQIKSAMTYPVAVGILAVIVFFGMTIFLIPVFAKIFTDLKVELPALTQFMLFLSGVMRSWLILIPIVTIAATVFLLRRYYKTPMGRLQIDHFFLKMPLFGDLNEKSAVARFCRVFGTLTRSGVPILSSLDIVCNTVGNQVIANAIAGAKAEIQQGGMMSLALQKANVFPALAIQMISIGEETGELDAMMMKVADFYEDEVEQAVKALTSIIEPLMMVGIAGMVGTILLSMYLPMFKIFEALG
- a CDS encoding helix-turn-helix domain-containing protein, which encodes MAAPYSDDLRQKAVSAVERGEKKSHVCRTLNISRNTLDIWLKRKKQTGTVAAKTNYRRGPKPQIDDLEAFQKLAEQYGHLTQEKMAQKWANPVSRMRIGQALKRIGFTRKKKLMATEKEMKKPEKSFSKKSEVMPRKDLSILMKLE